In Novosphingobium kaempferiae, the DNA window CCGCCGGGGCGGGCGGGGCCACCGGCGGCTCCGAAACGGCAGGCGCGCCGCCCGGGTCGAGGCGGTCGATGCGGCCTGCGATGCGGCCGACCTGCTCGGTCAGGCGCAGCAGCATCAGGCGGTCGTCCTCGGAAAGTTCGCGCACGCGGCCCGAGGGCATCGTCGCCAGCACCTGCCCCAGCGCGATCACGCGGTCCGCACGGTCCGGATCTACCAGCAGCACCGGCGAGGACTGGTCCATGCAGCCGAACACATCCTCCAGCGCGTCCACCATGGTCGAGACGATCAGCCGCGTACCGCTGCGCGCCGCGCGCATGTCCAGCCGCGCGAGCGTCGCCAGCGTCGCGCCGTCCACCTGCGGGCAGTCCACCAGCACGACATCGGCCAGCCGCGCCTCCGAGCCGTGTTCACCCGCCGCGACGAGATCGTAGAGCGCCGTCGCCGCATGGACGCGCAGGCCTGCCGTCCCGGCATCCTCGCGCAGCATCGCCCGCAAGTGCGGCCGGTCGGCATAGATCGACAGCGCCAACCCGGAAGCAGTGCATCCAGCATCCCGCCCTGCTCCGCCATAGGCCCCACCATAGGCAAAGTCCGGCTGGAGCAAATCCCCGTCGCGCATCTTGATCCCCATCATGTCGAACGCGGGAACAGAGTTGGAACAGAGGCCGCGCCAGCGTCAAGCCGACGGCGGGTTAAATTGCTGCAAGATCGCTCCAGCCGCCGAGTTCGCGGCGCACCAGCGCTTCGAGCATCGCCATGCCCGGTTCGCGGTCGTTGAGGCAGGCGAGCACCGCCAGCCGCTCTCCACCCGCTTCGACGAAGACCTCCCGCCCCCGGATGGCGAGTTCTTCCAGCGTCTCCACGCAGTCGGCGGAGAAGCCCGGCGCCAGCACGGCAATGCGGCGCGTGCCCGCCTTCGCCTCGGCCGCGAGCACCGTTTCGGTCGCAGGTTCGAGCCACCTGGCGCGGCCGAACCGCGACTGGAAGCTGGTCTCCACGCGCAGGCCGGGAAGCCGCGCGGCCAGCCGCTCGGTCAGCAGGCGAGAAGTCTTGCGGCAGTGGCAGTGGTACGGATCGCCAAGGTGCAGCGTGCGTTCGGGCATGCCGTGGTAGGAGAGCAGCAGCAGGTCGGGCACGAAATCCAGCGCGCCCACTTGCGCGACGACATCCTCCTCCAGCGCGCCGATATAGGCGGCATCGTCGTGATAGGGCGGCAGCGTGCGCAGCGCGGGTTGCCAGCGCATCGTGCGCAGCGCGTCGCCCAGCCGGTCCATGACCGAGGCAGTCGTCGCGCCCGAGTACTGCGGATAGAGCGGCGCGACGAGCACGCGGTCGCACCCGGCATCCTTCATCGCCTGAAGCCGCGCCGGGATCGAGGGATTGCCGTAGCGCATCGCCCAGTCGACCCGCACCGAGCCGCCCAGCCGCGCCTGAAGCGCGCAGGCCTGCCCGGCAGTGATTGCGGCGAGCGGGGAGCCCGCTGGCGTCCAGACCTGCTGATAGGCGTGGGCGGACTTCGCCGGACGGGTGCGCAGGATGATCCCGTGCAGGATCGGCTTCCACGCGATCGCGGGAATCTCCACCACGCGCGGATCGGAGAGGAACTCGGCCAGATAGCGGCGCACCGCCTGCGGGGTCGGCGCGTCCGGGGTGCCGAGGTTGACGAGCAGGACGCCGACGCCTCCGGCCCTGATCTCTGGATGGTTGGGGGGCGTCATACGTCCTCGGCGAAGAAGGGAAGGCGGCGCAGGCGCAGGCCCGTCGCCGAAAAGAGCGCGTTGGCGACCGCCGGGGCGACGGCGGCGGTGCCGAGTTCGCCCGGATCGGCGGGGTCTTCGCGGCTGTCGATGAATTCGACGTCGATGGCGGGGCAGTCGGTCAGCGTGGGCAGCCCCATCGTCGCCAGCCGCTCTGCGTCGGGCCGTCCGCCCGCATAACGCACCGAACAGCCGAGCGCGAGGCCGAGACCGAAGACGAGGCCGCCCTCCACCTGCTGCCGGGCGATGTCGAGATTGACGATGCGGCCCACGTCGGCGACGGCGCTCAGGCGCTCCACGCGCACGCCCTCCGCCTCGCGCCGGGCGCTGGCTACGACGGCGATGCGGCCTGAACCGATGACGTGGCAGGCAATGCCCTGCCCGCTGGCGTCGCTGCCCCCGCCCCACTGCGCGAGCGCGGCGACACGCTGGAGGCAGGCGGCAAGGCGCGGGTCGTGGCCGAGCATCGCCATGCGGTAGGACAGCGGCTCCCGCCCCGCCTTGTGGGCGAGTTCGTCCACGAAGCTCTCGTTGAAGAAGGCGGTCCAGCCATGGGCGTTGCCGCGCATCCGGGCGGTGGGCAGGCCGATGCGGACGGGGACGTGATCGACGGCCATGTTGGGGATCGCGTAAGGCGGCACCGCGCCGTCCAGCGCCATCGGGTCGGCATCCCCGGCGACCTTTTCCAGCGCATCGAAGGGCGCATCGCCATCGAGCAGGCGGCGGCCGAACTCGCGCGCGGTGGCGGGGACGGTCACGCGCGCGCGCCAGCCGGCGATGTTGCCCTCGGTATCGGGGCGGGCGGCCATCACCGCGCTGACCGGCGCGCGGGGCAGACCGGCGCGAATTTCCTCGCGGCGGGACCACGTAAGCTGGACGGGCTTGCCAAGTTCCTTCGCGATCAGCGCGGCCTCTACCGCATGGCCGAATTCCAGCCGCCGGTCGAAGCTGCCGCCGATGGCCACGGGATAGAGCACCACGTCGCGCAGTTCCATGCCGAGCGCCCCGGCCACCGCCTCGCGCGCGGCCTGCGGAGCCTGCGTACCAACCCAGAGTTCCAGCCTGCCGTCATGCAGCCATGCGGTTGCGGCGGCGGTCTCTATCGTCAGGTGCAGCGCCGGGGCGACCTCGTAGCCGAGCTGGACCGGCAGGCGGCCGGTGACGAGCGAAGTATCGCCCGCCGCGTGGATGCGATGCGCGTCGGCGTTGTGAAGCGCCTCGTCGAGCGCGGTGTCCACAGCGTCCGATTCCGCGCCCGCCGCCACGCGAAAGCCCGGTTCCATGCGGGTGAGCGCCTGTTCGGCGGCCCAGCCGTCAGTGGCGACGGCGGCGACCCATGCCGTGTCGCTCCCTTGCGGGCTGCGCACCGTGCGCAGGAAGCCGAACATGTCCTTCACCGCCCGCTCGTCGAGGTCCGACAGGAACGTGCGGCGACCGATGGGGCCGTGGCGGATGGCGGCGAAGACCATGTCTGGCAGGCGCACGTCGCCCGCGAACGTCCACGACCCGTCGACCTTGGATGGCAGGTCGAGGCGCGGATAGCGCAGCGGCGCGCCGGGCGGGAACTCGCCGGGACGCTCGGCCATGGGCTCGGCCCGCAGCGGTGGCGTGGACGGGGGAGAGAATGCGGCGGCTTCCTCGGCCAGCGGGCCGAAGGGCAGCTTCTTCCCCTCATGCGTGACGAAGCCGCCGGAAACCTCGCATTCCTCCCAGGAGACGTTCCAGCGCGCCGCGGCGGCCTGCGCCAGCATCGCGCGGGCCGATGCGGCAGCGGCGCGGGCTCCGGCTTCGTAGGCGGCAAGCTCGGTGCCGTCGGCGGTGACGGTGAACACGCGACCCTCGGCCCAGCGGCGGGTGAGCAGGTCGCCGGGATCGTCCGCCAGCGCGGGCAGCACGGGCATCCATAGGGGCGCCCACTTCGCCGCGAGCGCGAGGTTGGCATAGCGGGCGCTCATCGGCGCGGGCTCCGCCGCGACCTGCCGCCAGTCCGCGCCGAGTTCGTGCGCGACGACCTGCGGGATCAGGGTGGTGACGCCCTGCCCCATCTCAACCTGCGGGACCGAGACGGTGACGATCCCGTCATTGCCGATCCGGATCCATGCATCGAAGGCGAACTCGCCCTCGCGTGGCTCCAGCGGCAGCGGATAGCTGCGCGGCCGCAGCATGTAGCCGAGCGCGAGCCCGCCGCCCGCCAGCGCTCCGATGAGCACGCCGCGGCGGGTGATCGCCATCAGGCGGTCTGGTCCAGCCAGGCCGCGACCTGCGTGGCGAGCGCGGCGAAGGCATCCGCCTGTGGGCCGGTTCCGGCGGCGGTCGGCGTACCCGCGTCGCCCTCGCGCCGGATCGCGATGTCGAGGGGGATGCGACCGAGGAACGGCACGTCCATGTCCTTGGCCGAGGCTTCCGCGCCGCCGCAGCCGAACGGGTTGCTCACCTCGCCGCAGTGGGGGCAGGCGTAACCGGCCATGTTCTCGACCACGCCGACGATGGGGACGCCGCCCTTGGTGAACAGCTCGACCGCGCGGGTGGCGTCGATCAGCGCGAGATCCTGCGGGGTGGAGACGATCACCGCGCCTGCGGGCTTGCAGCGCTGGAGCATCGTCAACTGCACGTCGCCGGTGCCGGGCGGCAGGTCGACGATCAGCACTTCGGCGCCGTCCCAGTGCCCCTCGACCAGCTGGAGCAGCGCGCCCGAGATCTTGGGCCCGCGCCACGCGATCGCCTGTCCCGAGGCGGAAAGGTGCGCCATCGACAGCGCGGGCACGCCCCAGCGGCTCTCGACCGGGACCAGCCTGCCCTCATGCGCGGTGGCGCGCTTGCCCTCGGTGCCGAGCAGCCTTGCCTGCGAAGGTCCGTAGATATCCGCGTCGACGAGGCCCACGCGCCGTCCCATCCGGGCCAGCGCCACGGCAAGGTTGGCCGAAAGCGTGGACTTGCCGACACCGCCCTTGCCCGACCCGACAGCCAGGATGCGCGGGCCTTTCGGCGGTGCGGGCTCGGCCTTGTCGGCCATCATGGCGACGCGCACGTCCTCGACCTGAGGGGCCAGCGCCGTGCGCACTTCGGCCTCCAGAGCGGCGCGCGCAGCGGCATCGAGCCCCGTCGCGTCGAGCACCAGCGTCGCGCGGCCATCGGCGTGGCGCAGCGACTGCAGGCGTTTCGCGGCCTCGGGCGGCAGCAGCGCCTTCAGTTCGTCGCCCTCGCTGCCGGTTCCTGCCACGCTGCTCAACTCTTGTCTCCGGTCGGTTGCCGATGCGCGTCCG includes these proteins:
- a CDS encoding MarR family transcriptional regulator yields the protein MRDGDLLQPDFAYGGAYGGAGRDAGCTASGLALSIYADRPHLRAMLREDAGTAGLRVHAATALYDLVAAGEHGSEARLADVVLVDCPQVDGATLATLARLDMRAARSGTRLIVSTMVDALEDVFGCMDQSSPVLLVDPDRADRVIALGQVLATMPSGRVRELSEDDRLMLLRLTEQVGRIAGRIDRLDPGGAPAVSEPPVAPPAPAAAPSGAAQLPDARLVRRIIRQRQLRMRFINQDLFADPAWDMLLDLAASRQEGKRVSVTSLCIAAGVPPTTALRWIGQMVDAALFVRISDGTDKRRAFIDLSDKGAQAMSRYFAEIALTGPSPI
- a CDS encoding Mrp/NBP35 family ATP-binding protein, which codes for MSSVAGTGSEGDELKALLPPEAAKRLQSLRHADGRATLVLDATGLDAAARAALEAEVRTALAPQVEDVRVAMMADKAEPAPPKGPRILAVGSGKGGVGKSTLSANLAVALARMGRRVGLVDADIYGPSQARLLGTEGKRATAHEGRLVPVESRWGVPALSMAHLSASGQAIAWRGPKISGALLQLVEGHWDGAEVLIVDLPPGTGDVQLTMLQRCKPAGAVIVSTPQDLALIDATRAVELFTKGGVPIVGVVENMAGYACPHCGEVSNPFGCGGAEASAKDMDVPFLGRIPLDIAIRREGDAGTPTAAGTGPQADAFAALATQVAAWLDQTA
- a CDS encoding xanthine dehydrogenase family protein molybdopterin-binding subunit, encoding MAITRRGVLIGALAGGGLALGYMLRPRSYPLPLEPREGEFAFDAWIRIGNDGIVTVSVPQVEMGQGVTTLIPQVVAHELGADWRQVAAEPAPMSARYANLALAAKWAPLWMPVLPALADDPGDLLTRRWAEGRVFTVTADGTELAAYEAGARAAAASARAMLAQAAAARWNVSWEECEVSGGFVTHEGKKLPFGPLAEEAAAFSPPSTPPLRAEPMAERPGEFPPGAPLRYPRLDLPSKVDGSWTFAGDVRLPDMVFAAIRHGPIGRRTFLSDLDERAVKDMFGFLRTVRSPQGSDTAWVAAVATDGWAAEQALTRMEPGFRVAAGAESDAVDTALDEALHNADAHRIHAAGDTSLVTGRLPVQLGYEVAPALHLTIETAAATAWLHDGRLELWVGTQAPQAAREAVAGALGMELRDVVLYPVAIGGSFDRRLEFGHAVEAALIAKELGKPVQLTWSRREEIRAGLPRAPVSAVMAARPDTEGNIAGWRARVTVPATAREFGRRLLDGDAPFDALEKVAGDADPMALDGAVPPYAIPNMAVDHVPVRIGLPTARMRGNAHGWTAFFNESFVDELAHKAGREPLSYRMAMLGHDPRLAACLQRVAALAQWGGGSDASGQGIACHVIGSGRIAVVASARREAEGVRVERLSAVADVGRIVNLDIARQQVEGGLVFGLGLALGCSVRYAGGRPDAERLATMGLPTLTDCPAIDVEFIDSREDPADPGELGTAAVAPAVANALFSATGLRLRRLPFFAEDV
- the hemH gene encoding ferrochelatase, with protein sequence MTPPNHPEIRAGGVGVLLVNLGTPDAPTPQAVRRYLAEFLSDPRVVEIPAIAWKPILHGIILRTRPAKSAHAYQQVWTPAGSPLAAITAGQACALQARLGGSVRVDWAMRYGNPSIPARLQAMKDAGCDRVLVAPLYPQYSGATTASVMDRLGDALRTMRWQPALRTLPPYHDDAAYIGALEEDVVAQVGALDFVPDLLLLSYHGMPERTLHLGDPYHCHCRKTSRLLTERLAARLPGLRVETSFQSRFGRARWLEPATETVLAAEAKAGTRRIAVLAPGFSADCVETLEELAIRGREVFVEAGGERLAVLACLNDREPGMAMLEALVRRELGGWSDLAAI